The Nitrospirota bacterium genomic interval CTGCTTTTCCGGAGGCGGCTCCATACCATTTGAAGCTGCCCGCATGGGCCTGCCTGTTTATGCCAGCGACCTGAACCCATTGTCAGGATTGCTTACATGGGCCGGACTGAATATCCTGAGCCTGCCTGATGAAGAGATACAAAAGCTGAAAGGTTTTCAGGAGAAGGTCTTTGACGCCGTAGCCGCACAGGTGGAAGAATGGGGAATTGAGAAGAACGAAAAAGGCTGGATGGCGAAATACTACCTGTATTGCAATGAAACCACCTGTCCGGAATGTAAAACCAGAGTGCCTATGGCGCCGAGTTGGTGGGTTAGTAAAAAAACAGGGACAGTGGCCATGCCGGTTTACAACCCGACTAATCATAATTTTGATATAAAAATAATCTCAAACGCTTCTAACGAAGAATTAGCTGAAGCAGAGCGGCTCGCTACGGTTAAAGATAGTAAATTGTGGTGTCCGCACTGCACAAAAACGACGGATATTGACAGGCTTCGCAGGGATGACAAAGATACTGCTGGTAATCCCATTTATGGCCTGCGCAAGTGGGAGGCCGACGAGTTTCTACCAAGACCGGATGATGTCTTTCAGGAGAGGCTTTATGCCATCAAGTATCTTGAGAAGAACAATAAGAAGACATGGCAACAGTTCCTGAAAAAACCTGCACCTGCCACAGATGCCACCTACGGCACAGTTCACTATAAGGCCCCTGATGAGATGGACCTTAAGCGGGAGCAGAAGGTAATTGAACTCCTTACGGAACGATTTGCAGACTGGCAGCGCAAGGGTTATATCCCTTCAAATAAAATTGAGGAAGGTTACAATACATCACAACCAATTCGTGAACGTGGCTGGCAGTATTGGCATCAGTTGTTTAATCCGAGGCAGCTTCTATTATCCGGTTTATTTTCAGAAAAAGCAGAAGAGTTAACCACCAATAAAAATAAATTAGTTTTTAATAAGTTTGGCTTGGGAACTATTTCTGATTATAACTCTAAGTTAACCTGGTGGAATTCAGGCTTTGATAAAAACAATAATACTTTTTATAATCAAGCATTAAATACATTTTTCAGTTTCCCATGTCGCGGTTTAGCGGCGTGTTATTCCTCATATATAATAAATATAAATGGGCAGAATTATAAAACAGATTCGACAATCGAAATTATTGATGCAAGAATTATTAAACAAAAAGTTGATTATTGGATTACTGACCCACCATATGCAGATGCTGTAAACTATCACGAATTAAGTGAGTTTTTCCTATCCTGGAATAAAAGATTTCTTGAAACATATTTTCCCGATTGGTACAGTGATAGCAAGCGAATATTGGCAGTAAAAGGATCAGGAGAAGCATTCAATCAAAGTATGGTAGAGATCTACTGTAATCTGGCACAGCACATGCCTGATGACGGCATGCAGGTGGTGATGTTTACCCATCAAGACCCTGCTATTTACGCTGAGCTTGCATTGATCTTATGGAGCGCGGGATTAAAAGTAACTGCCGCCTGGACCATTGCAACTGAAACAGAAAGCGGAGGTTTTAAAGAAGGCAATTACATCAAAGCAACTGTACTACTCGTCCTGAGAAAACAGGTTGAATCACACACGGCCTTTTTAGATGAGCTTAACTTTGAGATTGAAATGGTGGTCAAGGAGCAGATAGATTCCATGAAGGCCCTTGACGACAAAGAAGACCCTAATTTTGCTGAACCTGATTACATTCAGGGCGCCTATGCCGCTGCATTAAAGATACTTACTTCATACAAGAAGATTGGGGATATAGATGTTGCCTATGAATTATCAAAGCCGAGGGAAGGCGGGTATAATGGACCGCTTGTAGAGGTTATAGAAAATGCAAAAAGGGTCGCCAATAATTATCTAATCCCGCTTGAATTTGACAGTTACACATGGAGAAATATCGAATCAGAAGAGCGATTCTTTATTAAGGGAATTCAGCTTGAAAAGCAGAATGTCTACAATGTCGGGGCGTATCAGGAACTTGCAAAAGGCTTTGGCATAAAGCAATACAAGGACTTGTTGGCAAGCACTAAGGCCAATCATGCCCGGCTGAAAACCCCATCCGAGTTTGGCAGCCGGGGACTTAGGGGCGCTGATGCCTTCAGCAACAGCCTCCTCAGGCAGGCGCTCATGGCTATTGCCCAAAGCGAGAAAGAGCAAAATGCACAGGCAGGCCGTGCCTGGCTCAAGAACGAGGTAGAAAATTACTGGGACAAGCGGCAAACCATCATGGAGTTGTTACGCTACCTCAGCACTACCGAACATATTGACCATATGCAGCACTGGGAAAGCCCGGCCATGTATGCCAAATACTTAGTTGAATTGCTTCGCAATGATGGGGTGTAGATAAATAAGAATGCCGGCTATAATATATTCTAAACATATTACAACAAGACTCACCCTGCGGAAGATAGACTACAATTTGCCGAAAAAGATATACGATGAGGCACAGTAACGATTTGTAGATAATCAAACAGGTTATAGGTAGTGGGTCAGTTTGAATTTTAGGATTGAGAAAGGTTAGGAACCTTCGGGAGTTTTTTGTCCCTGAAACTGACTTGGAGAGAAGTCTATTTCACCTTCAACCCTCTCAAAGATCAATTGACAAATTGACATGCCTTGATAAAGATTTATAGAGTAACTCCCAAGATTCATTAATTCCAATGTGATTGTACCATTGAAACCGGCATGTATGGTTGGTGCTGTAAAGTGGATTATTAAACCACACCTGGCAAGAGAACTTTTGCCTTCTACGCGTGCTGCAAAACATGGTGTATTAGCTTTTATCGGTAACTTAATATACTCTAAGGTGTTGGCAATTGCAAATTGCATTGGTTGCAGAACAAATCCACCCGCAGGGCTAATTAGATGATGTTCATAAAACTGGCTTAATGTAGTAGCTATTCCTTTTTGTCTTAAATCAAAAGAAAGAGAAAGTCCTTTTTTGGGTAGTAGTATTGAATCATTTAATCTTAAATCTACAGCTGTTGAATCAAAAGGTTCCCTGGGGGGAGGTTCGATAATGATGTTCCCTTCTGTCAGGGCCTTTCTTATCTCCCTATTGCCAAGGATCACCTTAAAATATCCTCTTGAGAAACCAACACTGTTCTGCTAATACCTTCAACTGGTTCAACAGGAAGATAAATAGTACAATATTTACCTTGACAGTCAATAATACTAACCCTGACTGCGGTTCTTTTTTCATCTACAAGAGATTGATGAACAAAAAAAGAGAAAATATCACTGGTTGCACTATTACATTTTATCGCTTTTTCATTTGAAAACATTCCATCTGAAATATCGCATTTTAACCAGCCTTCTTTTAATTCTTTTAGTTGCATGGTGCCCCCTTTTTTTATAATAGTTATACCAACTTTTATTAAAAAAGCAAGCATCCTTTAGTAGTTACAACTTTCTAAATTATGTTATAATAAAACATGCCTAAGCGGACAAGCAAGAAAGAGTCAGATATAAATATCCTCGCTTCAAAGATAGTAGAAGAGGCCACTAAAGAACCCGCCAAAGAGATCATGTCTGAGAAGAACCCTGCCGCCGTTGCCCTTGGAAGATTAGGGGGTAAGAAGGGCGGCCCTGCCAGAGCGAAAGCCCTTACCAAAGAACAACGAAAGGATATTGCCAGAAAAGCCGCACAGGTTAGGTGGTCAAAGAAGTGACAAGTGGGGCTTTATTCTTCCTCGCGACTGCATTTCTTTTCTAAAGCCACAGCATACACTTCAAACCATTTCTTTAGAAGGTCAATGTCATTTTTTTCAAGAGGGAACTTTTGGAAGGTAATAGTTGCGCTATTTTCTTCTAATAGAGGAATATCAAATGACTTGGCTCCCCTAAATATTGAACTTTTAGCACGTTGAGTATCGAACACTGGTGTTTCACGGATCATTTCTTTAGGTACCTCTCCTTCTATTGTTTCTTCTTGTTTCCCTAATCCAGACAACCCAGCAAACACCATTGTGCTACGAAAATTACTAATGAAAGCATCAACCTTGTCGGGGTTGAATTTATAATTCTTAATTAATATAACCTTTAATGAGGCATCTGAAAGTTCATGGATATTATTTTCGCTATATAGTTTGTTATATGTATAGGGTTTTAAAGCAATTTTCTTTACAATCTCTATGTAGTGGTTATCTATATGTGGATAGATAGCTAAATCTATCGCATTTTGGGTTAAAATTACATCATTCTGTTTTTCATAAATCAAGTCAAATTGTTTTAAGGCAGCAATTATTCTACCACCGTAACCCCCCTCTATTTGATACCCTAAATGCTCAAATACAGCATCTTTAGGGATAGGGTGTGATTTATCTCTGTCCCATAGTATCTTGGCCTTTGCTATTGCCTCCTTCAAGTCTATCATAGGATAACCAGGGCTCCTGATACG includes:
- a CDS encoding DUF1156 domain-containing protein, giving the protein MTEQKSFIEVQFPVSKISKESYKERKAGQSQTLTGLGKWWGRKPLILVRAAILGLLMPSGNDPVKDREIFLKILMMDANGVWRRKNKPMKKEIIMENLTFRELKRFFEVPVDLFTDNADNQDKLIKQAQKTNLSALSWKAGIGKKEQEEATHLAFDRLSYDDRLEYCLRPEETTLSDEKTWAEINEHLGTNAKTLPELIRELGTKKFGHVPTVGDCFSGGGSIPFEAARMGLPVYASDLNPLSGLLTWAGLNILSLPDEEIQKLKGFQEKVFDAVAAQVEEWGIEKNEKGWMAKYYLYCNETTCPECKTRVPMAPSWWVSKKTGTVAMPVYNPTNHNFDIKIISNASNEELAEAERLATVKDSKLWCPHCTKTTDIDRLRRDDKDTAGNPIYGLRKWEADEFLPRPDDVFQERLYAIKYLEKNNKKTWQQFLKKPAPATDATYGTVHYKAPDEMDLKREQKVIELLTERFADWQRKGYIPSNKIEEGYNTSQPIRERGWQYWHQLFNPRQLLLSGLFSEKAEELTTNKNKLVFNKFGLGTISDYNSKLTWWNSGFDKNNNTFYNQALNTFFSFPCRGLAACYSSYIININGQNYKTDSTIEIIDARIIKQKVDYWITDPPYADAVNYHELSEFFLSWNKRFLETYFPDWYSDSKRILAVKGSGEAFNQSMVEIYCNLAQHMPDDGMQVVMFTHQDPAIYAELALILWSAGLKVTAAWTIATETESGGFKEGNYIKATVLLVLRKQVESHTAFLDELNFEIEMVVKEQIDSMKALDDKEDPNFAEPDYIQGAYAAALKILTSYKKIGDIDVAYELSKPREGGYNGPLVEVIENAKRVANNYLIPLEFDSYTWRNIESEERFFIKGIQLEKQNVYNVGAYQELAKGFGIKQYKDLLASTKANHARLKTPSEFGSRGLRGADAFSNSLLRQALMAIAQSEKEQNAQAGRAWLKNEVENYWDKRQTIMELLRYLSTTEHIDHMQHWESPAMYAKYLVELLRNDGV
- the dcd gene encoding dCTP deaminase, whose protein sequence is MILGNREIRKALTEGNIIIEPPPREPFDSTAVDLRLNDSILLPKKGLSLSFDLRQKGIATTLSQFYEHHLISPAGGFVLQPMQFAIANTLEYIKLPIKANTPCFAARVEGKSSLARCGLIIHFTAPTIHAGFNGTITLELMNLGSYSINLYQGMSICQLIFERVEGEIDFSPSQFQGQKTPEGS